A genomic region of Eucalyptus grandis isolate ANBG69807.140 chromosome 5, ASM1654582v1, whole genome shotgun sequence contains the following coding sequences:
- the LOC104444733 gene encoding tRNA-specific adenosine deaminase TAD2-like isoform X2, translated as METDNVASGEQFSPEILGYMQLAIDQAKLALDSLEVPVGCVIVEDGNVIAAGRNRTNETRNATRHAEMEALDVLLVQWQGTGFTAAEVAEKFAACSLYVTCEPCIMCAAALSIIGIKEVYYGCANDKFGGCGSILSLHSSRSEACISSKASQVTGYSGLN; from the exons ATGGAAACTGATAACGTAGCTTCGGGTGAACAATTCTCTCCTGAGATTCTGGGTTATATGCAGCTCGCTATAGATCAG GCAAAGCTTGCGTTGGATAGCCTTGAAGTTCCAGTTGG CTGTGTGATTGTTGAGGATGGGAACGTTATTGCGGCAGGAAGAAACCGGACTAACGAGACACGAAAT GCAACAAGACATGCAGAGATGGAAGCTCTTGATGTTCTTCTTGTACAGTGGCAGGGGACTGGATTTACAGCTGCAGAAGTTGCAGAGAAGTTTGCAGCATGCTCCCTTTACGTGACATGTGAACCATGCATAATGTGTGCAGCAGCATTATCAATCATTG GTATAAAGGAAGTATACTATGGTTgtgcaaatgataaatttggagGCTGTGGCTCAATACTGTCGTTGCATTCAAGTAGGTCTGAGGCATGCA